One window of Saccharopolyspora phatthalungensis genomic DNA carries:
- the amaP gene encoding alkaline shock response membrane anchor protein AmaP yields the protein MTETKQEIRPSATPAGRGLAFERGVVVAFGTLGLVVGVVVLLVGTGLLGTFRAQRPVADPILVQWLRDHSQVALPVAIVLGIALLVVGLWWVFRAMRPEPRPDVLLERGKEALTVTSAALTEAVRTDAEQVTGVSRARVRMAGSEHRPALRLTLSLQEGTNVRHVWEELDDKVLSRARESLGTDSLPTAIRLQLDRAPRQRVR from the coding sequence ATGACCGAGACCAAGCAGGAGATCAGGCCGAGCGCGACCCCGGCCGGTCGCGGGCTGGCATTCGAACGCGGCGTGGTCGTCGCGTTCGGGACGCTCGGGCTGGTCGTCGGTGTCGTCGTGCTTTTGGTCGGCACCGGTCTGCTGGGCACCTTCCGGGCGCAGCGGCCGGTGGCCGACCCGATCCTGGTGCAGTGGCTGCGGGACCACTCGCAGGTGGCGCTCCCGGTCGCGATCGTGCTCGGTATCGCGCTGTTGGTGGTCGGCTTGTGGTGGGTTTTCCGGGCCATGCGGCCGGAGCCGCGACCGGACGTGCTGCTGGAGCGCGGCAAGGAGGCCCTGACGGTCACGAGCGCGGCGCTGACCGAAGCCGTGCGCACCGACGCCGAGCAGGTCACCGGCGTCAGCCGGGCGCGGGTGCGGATGGCGGGAAGTGAGCACCGCCCGGCGCTGCGGCTCACATTGTCGTTGCAGGAAGGCACCAACGTGCGCCACGTTTGGGAAGAACTCGACGACAAGGTGCTGTCCCGCGCCCGCGAGTCGCTGGGCACGGATAGCTTGCCCACGGCGATCCGCCTGCAACTGGATCGAGCACCCCGCCAACGCGTCCGCTGA
- a CDS encoding DUF6286 domain-containing protein, translated as MRLLVRLFAALLGLAIAAGGVLLAIEVVWALLRPGTGGLIIPWQHLLSGLSSLSWHDPPVLVTAAVVAVVGLVLLLIAINAGPKDLRLHDPAPEVTAITDRRSLARLVGHQVREQDGVAGASVTASAKRVQVKATAQFRRFGDLRTRLSETAEHAVQDLPLRHTPEVLVSVAAPKERR; from the coding sequence ATGCGCTTGTTGGTGCGCCTGTTCGCCGCGCTGCTGGGCCTGGCCATCGCCGCGGGCGGCGTATTGCTGGCAATCGAGGTGGTGTGGGCCCTGCTGCGGCCCGGCACCGGCGGGCTCATCATCCCCTGGCAACACCTCCTCTCCGGGCTGAGCAGCCTGTCCTGGCACGACCCCCCGGTTCTGGTGACCGCGGCCGTGGTCGCGGTGGTGGGGCTTGTCCTGCTGCTCATCGCGATCAACGCCGGGCCGAAGGACCTCCGGCTGCACGACCCGGCACCGGAGGTCACCGCAATCACCGACCGGCGCTCGCTGGCCCGGCTGGTCGGGCACCAGGTGCGCGAGCAGGACGGCGTGGCGGGCGCCTCGGTCACCGCGAGCGCGAAACGCGTCCAGGTGAAGGCGACCGCGCAGTTCCGGCGGTTCGGCGACCTGCGCACCCGGCTGTCCGAGACCGCCGAACACGCCGTGCAAGACCTGCCGCTGCGCCACACCCCGGAGGTGCTGGTGTCGGTGGCCGCGCCGAAGGAACGGCGATGA
- a CDS encoding Asp23/Gls24 family envelope stress response protein has protein sequence MTATAERAAAEDTGDRGDPGERGRLHISRSVLRKIAEYAADQAPGCARTRRRLAGVGLREHGAVAHVSGPDDALRVRLDVALRYPTPVCETVASMRDRVGGELRRIADRQVRTVEVTVSALVPAEAPPRVE, from the coding sequence ATGACCGCCACCGCCGAGCGGGCCGCAGCCGAGGACACCGGCGACCGCGGGGATCCCGGTGAGCGGGGCCGGTTGCACATCAGCCGCAGCGTGCTGCGCAAGATCGCCGAGTACGCGGCCGACCAGGCTCCGGGCTGCGCGCGCACGCGCCGTCGGCTCGCCGGGGTCGGACTCCGCGAGCACGGCGCGGTGGCGCATGTGTCTGGCCCCGACGATGCCCTGCGAGTCCGGCTGGACGTCGCGCTGCGCTATCCGACGCCGGTGTGCGAAACCGTGGCGTCGATGCGGGATCGGGTCGGCGGAGAGCTGCGGCGCATCGCCGACCGCCAGGTCCGCACCGTCGAGGTGACCGTGTCCGCCCTCGTTCCGGCGGAAGCACCGCCGCGAGTGGAGTGA
- a CDS encoding Asp23/Gls24 family envelope stress response protein: protein MAQNSGTPQNAQAATDQSAEGRRIPETRSGGTPARLADETTQGKTTISASVVQKIAGISAREISGVYAMGGGVSRAFGAIRERIPGGSGTSSTSGVQVEVGEKQAAVDLDLIVEYGASIVDLARAVRRNVITAVERMTGLEVIEVNIAVNDIHLPSEDGEESGEQATARVE from the coding sequence ATGGCCCAGAACAGTGGAACCCCGCAGAACGCGCAGGCCGCGACCGATCAGAGCGCCGAGGGCCGGCGCATTCCGGAGACCCGGTCTGGCGGCACGCCCGCCCGCCTGGCCGACGAGACCACGCAGGGCAAGACCACCATCTCCGCGTCCGTGGTGCAGAAGATCGCCGGCATCTCCGCCCGTGAGATCTCCGGCGTCTACGCGATGGGCGGCGGTGTCTCCCGCGCCTTCGGCGCCATCCGGGAGCGGATCCCGGGTGGAAGCGGGACCTCCTCCACCTCCGGTGTGCAGGTGGAGGTCGGCGAGAAGCAGGCCGCGGTGGACCTGGACCTCATCGTGGAGTACGGCGCGTCCATCGTGGACCTCGCGAGGGCGGTGCGGCGCAACGTGATCACCGCGGTGGAGCGGATGACCGGGCTGGAGGTCATCGAGGTCAACATCGCGGTCAACGACATCCATCTGCCCAGTGAGGACGGTGAGGAGAGCGGCGAGCAGGCCACAGCCCGCGTCGAATGA
- a CDS encoding RNA polymerase sigma factor, whose translation MAAARRGDDAAFDMLVRRHSTKMYRVAYRILADSAEAEDAVQEAWVSAWRSLGRFRGDSAPTTWLYRVVTNAALATLRRRKPTVPLSPNDELIPDRATADPEDQVVRSEEAARVHRAIATLEPSQRVPLVLRELEGLSYEEIAEMLDVPVTALRARLHRARVTLLARLKEM comes from the coding sequence ATGGCCGCCGCGCGACGCGGCGACGACGCGGCGTTTGACATGCTGGTCCGCCGCCACAGCACCAAGATGTACCGGGTCGCATACCGGATCCTCGCGGATTCCGCCGAAGCCGAAGACGCCGTCCAGGAAGCTTGGGTGTCGGCGTGGCGGTCGCTTGGCCGGTTCCGCGGCGACTCGGCGCCGACCACCTGGCTGTACCGGGTGGTCACCAACGCGGCCCTCGCCACCCTGCGCCGCCGCAAGCCCACAGTTCCGCTGAGTCCGAACGACGAACTGATCCCCGACCGCGCCACTGCCGATCCGGAGGACCAGGTGGTTCGCAGCGAGGAGGCCGCCCGCGTGCACCGCGCTATTGCGACGCTCGAACCCTCGCAGCGCGTCCCGCTGGTGCTCCGGGAACTAGAGGGCTTGAGCTACGAAGAGATCGCCGAGATGCTCGACGTGCCGGTGACCGCGCTGCGGGCCCGGCTGCACCGGGCGCGGGTGACCCTGCTCGCCAGGCTGAAGGAGATGTGA
- a CDS encoding pyrimidine reductase family protein — MVDKLWPVDGAQQVDEQLEEFYAYPERPERPWVRVNFVSSLDGAVTVQGSSRGLSAPVDQRVLGLIRDLSDVVLVGVGTAMVEGYRGVKRTEVRAERRRRLGRSEVPPIALVTARASLPPDSPLLTDTLVPPIVLTCDAAPQSRRAALADAGADVVVTGDERVDLRAALSALDARGLRRIGCEGGPTLFGSLIEEDLVDELCLTLSPLLAGGDAGRIAADTGAAKPRQMRLRSALHAESLLLLRYARMLG; from the coding sequence ATGGTGGACAAGCTCTGGCCGGTCGACGGCGCGCAGCAGGTAGACGAGCAACTGGAGGAGTTCTACGCCTACCCCGAGCGGCCGGAACGCCCCTGGGTGCGGGTGAACTTCGTGTCCAGCCTCGACGGCGCGGTGACCGTCCAAGGCAGTTCGCGCGGGCTCTCCGCGCCGGTCGACCAGCGGGTCCTCGGGTTGATCCGGGACCTCTCGGATGTGGTGCTGGTCGGCGTCGGCACGGCGATGGTCGAGGGCTACCGGGGGGTGAAGCGCACCGAGGTGCGCGCCGAGCGGCGGCGACGGCTGGGCCGGTCCGAGGTGCCGCCGATCGCGCTGGTCACCGCCCGCGCCTCGCTGCCGCCGGACTCGCCGCTGCTCACCGACACCCTGGTACCGCCGATCGTGCTCACCTGCGACGCCGCTCCGCAGTCGCGCCGCGCGGCGCTTGCCGATGCGGGCGCCGACGTCGTCGTCACCGGTGACGAACGGGTCGATCTGCGGGCGGCGCTCAGTGCGCTGGACGCGCGGGGGCTGCGCCGCATCGGTTGCGAAGGCGGTCCGACCCTGTTCGGCAGCCTCATCGAGGAAGATCTCGTCGACGAGCTGTGCCTGACCCTGTCGCCGCTGCTGGCCGGCGGCGATGCGGGCCGGATCGCGGCGGATACCGGTGCCGCGAAGCCTCGGCAGATGCGGCTGCGGTCCGCACTGCACGCGGAATCGCTACTCCTGCTGCGTTACGCGAGAATGCTCGGGTGA
- the zapE gene encoding cell division protein ZapE — translation MSFPRLVDRRPELSPDELVQAMTPPPRFDVVRFDTYLPNPEEPSQAQAVRDCSTFAEGINADTGGGSWLRAMFGRKKTGDGKSGLYLDGGFGVGKTHLLASMWHATEGAKSYGTFVEVTNLVGALGFAETVKRLSEHRLLAIDEFELDDPGDTMLVTQLIAKLTDAGVRIAATSNTLPDKLGEGRFAAVDFLREIHAMSARFSVVRVDGPDYRHRGLPDAPPPMSEDELTRLAEATDGSTLDDFDELCGFLGGLHASKYGRLVDGISAVHLSGVHAARDQDVALRLVALADRLYDRAIPVRVSGEALSALFTDEMLHGGYRKKYLRAISRLTALSRDLAKS, via the coding sequence ATGAGTTTTCCCCGTCTGGTCGACCGCCGTCCCGAGCTCAGTCCGGACGAGTTGGTCCAGGCGATGACACCGCCGCCCAGGTTCGACGTGGTGCGCTTCGACACCTACCTCCCGAACCCGGAGGAGCCGAGCCAGGCGCAGGCGGTGCGAGACTGCTCGACGTTCGCCGAAGGCATCAACGCCGATACCGGCGGCGGGTCCTGGCTGCGCGCGATGTTCGGCCGCAAGAAGACCGGCGATGGCAAGAGTGGGCTCTACCTCGACGGTGGCTTCGGTGTCGGCAAGACGCACCTGCTCGCGTCGATGTGGCACGCCACCGAGGGCGCGAAGTCCTACGGCACGTTCGTCGAGGTGACCAACCTGGTGGGGGCGCTCGGGTTCGCCGAGACGGTCAAGCGGTTGTCGGAGCACCGGTTGCTGGCCATTGACGAGTTCGAACTGGACGATCCCGGCGACACGATGCTGGTCACCCAGCTGATCGCGAAGCTCACCGACGCGGGCGTGCGCATCGCGGCCACCTCCAACACGCTGCCCGACAAGCTCGGCGAGGGCCGCTTCGCCGCCGTGGATTTCCTGCGCGAGATCCACGCGATGTCCGCGCGGTTCAGCGTGGTTCGGGTGGACGGCCCGGACTACCGGCACCGCGGGCTGCCGGACGCGCCGCCGCCGATGAGTGAGGACGAGCTGACCCGGCTCGCGGAGGCCACCGACGGTTCGACGCTCGACGACTTCGACGAGCTGTGCGGGTTCCTGGGCGGGCTGCACGCCTCGAAGTACGGCCGCTTGGTCGACGGGATCTCCGCGGTGCACCTCAGCGGCGTGCACGCGGCGCGGGATCAGGACGTCGCGCTGCGGCTGGTCGCGCTGGCCGACCGGCTCTACGACCGGGCCATCCCCGTGCGGGTTTCCGGCGAAGCTCTGTCGGCCCTGTTCACCGACGAGATGCTGCACGGCGGCTACCGGAAGAAGTACTTGCGCGCGATCAGCCGCCTCACCGCGCTGTCCCGCGACCTCGCCAAGTCCTGA
- the rocD gene encoding ornithine--oxo-acid transaminase, producing the protein MTVVPSHLEASPHAARYRSLDDQYSAHNYHPLPVVIAEASGAWMTDVDGRQYLDFLAGYSALNFGHRHPELVAAATEQLGRVTLTSRAFHHDQLGPFCRELAELTGTDRVLPMNSGAEAVESAIKIARKWSYRVKGVPENRAEIIVAGSNFHGRTTTIVSFSTDPVAHDEFGPYTPGFVLTDYGDAASVEAAITERTAAILVEPIQGEAGVIVPPADYLPRLRRLCDDNDVLLIADEIQSGLARTGELLASEHAGIRADLYTLGKALGGGILPVSAVVGRDDMIGVLQPGQHGSTFGGNPLACAVGRAVVRLLRTGEFQERSRELGAHLHARLGELLGRGAVEVRGRGLWAGVELGAGGPTGRQASEALAERGVLCKETQDTTLRIAPPLVITRDELDTGLDTIEAVLTR; encoded by the coding sequence ATGACTGTCGTTCCGTCGCACCTCGAAGCCTCCCCGCACGCCGCCCGCTACCGGTCGCTCGACGACCAGTACAGCGCGCACAACTACCACCCGTTGCCGGTCGTGATCGCCGAGGCCAGCGGCGCCTGGATGACCGATGTGGACGGACGGCAGTACCTCGACTTCCTGGCCGGGTACTCGGCGCTGAACTTCGGACACCGCCACCCGGAACTGGTCGCCGCGGCCACCGAGCAGCTCGGCCGCGTCACACTCACCAGCCGCGCGTTCCACCACGACCAGCTCGGCCCGTTCTGCCGCGAGCTCGCCGAACTCACCGGCACCGACCGGGTGCTGCCGATGAACTCCGGTGCGGAGGCCGTCGAGTCCGCCATCAAGATCGCGCGGAAGTGGTCGTACCGGGTCAAGGGCGTGCCGGAAAACCGGGCCGAGATCATCGTCGCCGGGTCCAACTTCCACGGCCGCACGACCACCATCGTGTCGTTTTCTACCGACCCGGTGGCGCATGACGAATTCGGCCCGTACACGCCGGGTTTCGTCCTCACCGACTACGGCGACGCCGCATCGGTCGAGGCGGCGATCACCGAACGCACCGCGGCCATCCTGGTGGAGCCCATCCAGGGCGAAGCGGGCGTGATCGTGCCACCCGCCGACTACCTGCCCCGGCTGCGCCGGCTCTGCGACGACAACGACGTGCTGCTGATCGCCGACGAGATCCAGTCCGGACTCGCCCGCACAGGCGAGTTGCTGGCCAGCGAGCACGCCGGCATCCGCGCCGATCTCTACACCCTCGGCAAGGCGCTCGGTGGCGGCATCCTGCCGGTGTCCGCAGTGGTCGGCCGCGACGACATGATCGGCGTGCTGCAGCCCGGCCAGCACGGCTCCACCTTCGGCGGAAACCCGCTGGCCTGCGCGGTCGGCCGGGCCGTGGTTCGCCTGCTGCGCACGGGCGAGTTCCAGGAGCGCTCGCGCGAGCTGGGAGCGCACCTGCACGCGCGGCTCGGCGAGCTGCTCGGCCGCGGCGCGGTCGAGGTGCGCGGACGCGGTCTTTGGGCCGGGGTGGAGCTCGGCGCAGGCGGGCCGACCGGCCGCCAGGCCAGCGAGGCGCTGGCCGAGCGCGGTGTGCTGTGCAAGGAAACTCAGGACACGACCCTGCGCATCGCCCCGCCGCTGGTGATCACCCGCGACGAACTCGACACCGGCCTCGACACCATCGAAGCAGTCCTGACCCGCTGA
- a CDS encoding lactonase family protein, with amino-acid sequence MTSWTRCSFGGTEGEALMPDNGEYRVYLGAYTGVESAADGIRLAIAGADGALRCTESVAETADPSFLAVAPDGATLFAVSELQAGRVIAFSVRADGTLGEINSQPSLGAAPCHLSVHPSGKYLLTANYGSGNLVVHPIDAGGVLREPCHVVQHSGSGPNPQRQEGPHAHQVLADPSGRYVVAVDLGTDSVYVYDFDLDGGHLMIKHEVPLRAGAGPRHLAFHPDAERAYVINELASSITEFGYDAATGALEPGRTLSTLPPDYGRPNLAAELVVTPDGRFVFGSNRGHDSIAVFRADSSDGEFRLIDIRPAVVAEPRHIALSPNGRVLFAAGQRSNNVQAFGIADNGELTPLREPVPTPSPVCILPAA; translated from the coding sequence TTGACATCATGGACGCGGTGCAGTTTCGGCGGAACCGAAGGCGAGGCGCTGATGCCGGACAACGGTGAGTACCGGGTGTACCTGGGCGCTTACACGGGCGTGGAGTCGGCGGCCGACGGGATCCGGCTGGCGATCGCCGGTGCCGACGGGGCGTTGCGGTGCACCGAGAGCGTCGCCGAGACCGCCGATCCGTCCTTCCTCGCCGTGGCACCCGATGGGGCGACGTTGTTCGCCGTCAGCGAGTTGCAGGCGGGACGGGTCATCGCCTTCTCGGTGCGCGCGGACGGAACGCTCGGCGAGATCAATTCGCAACCGTCGCTGGGCGCGGCGCCGTGCCACCTGAGCGTGCATCCGTCCGGCAAGTACCTGCTCACCGCGAACTACGGGTCGGGAAACCTGGTGGTGCATCCGATCGACGCCGGGGGCGTGCTGCGCGAGCCGTGCCACGTGGTGCAGCACAGCGGCAGCGGGCCGAACCCACAGCGCCAGGAAGGCCCGCACGCGCACCAGGTGCTGGCCGACCCGTCCGGCCGCTACGTGGTTGCGGTGGATCTGGGCACCGACTCGGTGTACGTCTACGACTTCGATCTGGACGGCGGCCACCTGATGATCAAGCACGAGGTACCGCTGCGAGCCGGTGCCGGGCCGCGGCACCTGGCGTTCCACCCCGACGCCGAACGGGCCTACGTGATCAACGAGCTGGCGTCGTCGATCACCGAGTTCGGCTACGACGCGGCAACGGGCGCGCTGGAGCCGGGCCGGACGCTGTCGACGCTCCCGCCGGACTATGGGCGGCCGAACCTGGCCGCCGAGCTCGTGGTGACGCCGGACGGCCGGTTCGTGTTCGGGTCGAACCGGGGGCACGACAGCATCGCGGTGTTTCGCGCGGATTCCAGCGACGGTGAGTTCCGGCTGATCGACATCCGCCCGGCAGTGGTGGCCGAGCCCCGCCACATCGCGCTCTCGCCGAACGGCCGGGTGCTCTTCGCCGCGGGCCAGCGCAGCAACAACGTGCAGGCGTTCGGCATCGCGGACAACGGCGAGCTGACCCCGCTGCGCGAACCGGTGCCGACCCCGAGCCCGGTCTGCATCCTCCCGGCTGCGTGA
- a CDS encoding serine/threonine-protein kinase, whose amino-acid sequence MQPLLASDPNRVGDYRLLARLGRGAMGGVYLGRSRGGRVVAVKVIRPDLAEDPEFRERFRREALAARSVGGFWTAAVVHADPDAEQPWLATEYVPGPTLHQAVVDHGPLPEATVRSLAAGLAEAIGAIHRAHLVHRDLKPANVLLGPDGPRVIDFGISRAMTGNALTATGMFLGTPGFFSPEQTLGSEVGPPSDIFSLGAVLVFAATGTGPFGAESTAALLYRVVHTEPDLSGVPDGLRPLLAACLAKDPAARPTPGELLDQIGESSPQGNAWLPPAISDVITQHATQLQQTANAPLPDTGPPQPVASAPKPGTRAYTQAQSAPAAEPAPAAPAPTPSAPVSPVPVRSKIVPARPRQTAEHQQALARVRKENPGPVFATGGRVRAVLSAITCGLIIFGANRMFQTYAGSGLSHDHVAIFRLGIFLLVISMIWSIGKALLPGLHLKINSDGLLISRTGLTREIPWSRVQRVGVVGSGKRTSVAVWLTDGSTPSSRLWHRARRYHGGARIFPLGATGGWLTRRQETRRVRTALAQYAIGRYDARIL is encoded by the coding sequence GTGCAGCCGTTGCTGGCCAGCGACCCGAACCGGGTCGGCGACTACCGGCTGCTCGCCCGGCTGGGCCGCGGCGCGATGGGCGGGGTCTACCTCGGTCGCTCGCGCGGCGGGCGGGTGGTGGCGGTCAAGGTCATCCGCCCGGACCTCGCCGAGGACCCGGAGTTCCGGGAACGGTTCCGCCGCGAGGCGCTGGCCGCCCGCTCGGTCGGCGGGTTCTGGACGGCGGCGGTGGTGCACGCCGATCCGGACGCCGAACAGCCCTGGCTGGCCACCGAGTACGTGCCGGGCCCGACCCTGCACCAGGCCGTGGTCGACCACGGCCCGCTACCGGAGGCCACGGTGCGCAGCCTGGCCGCCGGGCTGGCCGAGGCGATCGGTGCGATCCACCGCGCGCACCTGGTGCACCGAGACCTGAAACCGGCCAACGTGCTGCTCGGTCCCGATGGCCCGCGGGTCATCGACTTCGGCATCTCGCGGGCGATGACCGGCAACGCCCTGACCGCGACCGGGATGTTCCTGGGCACGCCCGGCTTCTTCTCCCCGGAGCAGACGCTGGGCAGCGAGGTCGGCCCGCCCAGCGACATCTTCTCGCTGGGCGCGGTGCTGGTCTTCGCCGCGACCGGGACCGGGCCGTTCGGCGCGGAGAGCACGGCGGCCCTGCTGTACCGGGTGGTGCACACCGAGCCGGACCTGTCCGGGGTGCCCGACGGGTTGCGGCCGCTGCTGGCGGCCTGCCTGGCGAAGGACCCGGCGGCCCGCCCCACGCCCGGCGAACTGCTGGACCAGATCGGCGAATCCAGCCCGCAGGGAAATGCGTGGTTGCCGCCCGCGATCAGCGATGTGATCACCCAGCACGCGACCCAGTTGCAGCAGACGGCGAACGCGCCGCTGCCCGACACTGGCCCGCCGCAGCCGGTAGCGTCGGCGCCCAAGCCCGGTACGCGCGCTTACACGCAAGCGCAGAGCGCCCCAGCCGCTGAACCGGCACCCGCCGCTCCGGCACCCACGCCGTCCGCTCCGGTCTCGCCCGTGCCGGTACGGAGCAAGATCGTCCCGGCGCGTCCGAGGCAGACCGCGGAGCACCAGCAGGCCCTCGCACGGGTGCGCAAGGAGAATCCCGGTCCGGTGTTCGCCACCGGCGGGCGGGTCCGCGCCGTTTTGTCGGCGATCACCTGCGGGTTGATCATCTTCGGCGCGAACAGGATGTTCCAGACCTACGCCGGCAGCGGCCTTTCGCACGACCACGTCGCCATCTTCCGGCTGGGCATCTTCCTGCTGGTCATCAGCATGATCTGGTCGATCGGCAAGGCGTTGCTGCCGGGCCTGCACCTGAAGATCAACAGCGACGGCCTGCTGATCTCCCGGACGGGGCTGACCCGGGAGATCCCGTGGAGCCGGGTCCAGCGGGTCGGCGTGGTCGGCAGCGGCAAGCGGACGTCGGTCGCGGTGTGGCTGACCGACGGCTCGACGCCCAGCTCGCGGCTGTGGCACCGCGCCCGTCGCTACCACGGCGGGGCACGGATCTTCCCGCTCGGTGCCACGGGCGGCTGGCTGACCCGCCGCCAGGAAACCCGCCGCGTCCGGACGGCCCTGGCGCAGTACGCCATCGGCCGCTACGACGCCCGAATCCTGTAG